CGAAAATAATATTGAATCTCCTGCGGTGTTAGCCCTACACCAGAATTAGGCCTCATTCCTTTGGACAGTTCCATGCTAATCGTCTCCTTCCATTTACGGGCTCTCCGTAGCCGAGACTTCTGAATTATCCTTTCACCGCTCCCGCCAAGCCTTCCATATAATAGCGCTGTGTGAACAGGAACAATATAATGATCGGCAATACCGAAATCATTGTGCCTGCAGCAATCCAGCCAAAATTATAGGCAAACTGACCATTGAGATACGTAAGTGCAGCTGCCAGCGGGTATAGCTCCGTATCGTTCAGAATAACGATAGGCCATAGGAAGCTGTTCCAGAACGACATGGCCTCCAACAGAGAAATCACAGCAAGCGCCGGCTTGACCAGCGGAAGCACCAGTTGCCACCAAATTCGAAACTCCGAAGCGCCGTCCATTTTACCCGAATCACGCACATCGGCGGGAATATGAATAAACGTCTGCCGCATTAGAAAAATGTTGAACACAGAGACTGCCCCAGGCAACACCACACCCATATATGTATTGCCCAGATGAAGCCCTTGAATGGTCAGATAATGCACAATAAATGCCGTGTAAGAAGGAATAATCATTGTAGCAATCAGCAGCGTAAACACCACATTTTTACCCTTAAAGCGAAACACAGCCAAGGGATATCCCGTCAAACTGGCCAGTACCACATTGAGCACAACGCCCAACACCGTAATGATGACCGTATTCAGCATATATTTAGGGAAATCCATGAACTGCCACACCTGAACATAGTTGTTGAAATCAATAAAGGTCGGGAAAATCGCAGGCGGCGTTGAAAAAATATTACGGCCTGGCATGAGGGATACGCTAAGCAGCCATAGAAACGGTCCCATCAAAAAGAGGGCTAGCAGCACTAAAAGCACATACATTACTGTCATTCTGAGCACCCGACCAAGACTACGCACGATGCGACTGCTTTCTTTTTTAGGAAGAGACGAGCGCAGCATTTTATCATTCTGTAGATTCATCAATAGGGATTGACACCGCCTTTCCTATTGAATCGGAATACAATAATACTAAGTACCGCAATCATTGCACCGACAATTAAGCCAAGTGCCGAAGCGTACCCAAAATTAAACTGCTCCATCCCCTTTTGAAAAATGTACAAGCTGGATGTCAACGTGGCCGTTCCCGGTCCACCCTTGGTTAATACATATACCTCATCAAATACGCGAATAGCTGACATGAGCGATATGAGGGTACAAAACAGAACGTATGGCTTCAGCAGCGGAAGTGTAATATGAACAATCAGACGCCATCGACTGGCTCCATCCACCCTAGCGGCTTCGTACAGATCTTGAGGAATGTTTTGTAATCCTGCCAGATAGAGCATCATATAATACCCGAGTCCCTTCCACATCGTGATGAACATCAGTACATACAAGGCTAAATTGCTGTCCGATAACCAGTGTATGTCTTTGCTAATCAAACCGACTTGTATAAGCAAATAGTTCACTACGCTGTTATTGCCCAACAGCCAGCTCCAAATTAAGGCCACAGCTACCATCGAAGTCACAACAGGGATGTAGTAGGTCGTACGAAATATTTTAATTCCGGGGATACGACTGTTCACCAGCACAGCCATCAGGATAGAGAATATTTGAAGAAAGGGAACAATGAGCACGTACAACAATGAGTTCCAAATCGAAATAAGAAAGTTACGGTCCTTAAACGCTGCTTCAAAATTATCCAGGCCGACAAAATGGGTATCTGATATGACAGAGTAGTCCGTCAATGCCAGCGGAATGCTGTAAATAATAGGCCAAAATACAAAGACGGCAAGCAATAACAGTCCCGGCGTCATAAAGGCCCAGGCCGTAAAGGACTCCGACCTCAACCATTTGATCATGCTGCATCACCACCTGATTTTGATAAATGAACAGGGGAGTATTCGCATTACTCCCCTGTCATACCTATTGCTTTAAAATATCATTCACTTCCTGCTCCAAGGCAGTAAGCGTCTCCTTCGTATTACTTCCGTTCAATAAAATATTTTGCAAGGCTCGCGCGATCGCGCTGTTCACATCCTTGGCATTAGGCACACCGACCATATAATCTGTCGCCTTATCCAAGCTTTGTGCAGATACTACCTTGGCTTGTGCCTCTAATGATTGGTCAGACTGAGTAAAATACGGGTCTTTAATCGATTCTTTCGTGGAAGGTAGTGTATTGGCCTCTTTAGAAAATGCCGTTTGACTCTCTGCATTTGTTAAGAAAACAGCAAATTTCACCGCCTCGTCTATATGTGCAGACTTGGTAGGTACGACCAGGTCCATAGAGTTGGAAAGCCGCAAATCAGCTTTGCCGGTTGGGACGGGAACAGCAATCGTATTTTTATATACGTCCGGCGCTGCCGTTTTGATAAAATTAATGAATGTCGGGCCCGCCAGCTCGAAGGCAACCTGCTCGCCAGCGTAATATTTCACTTGCTGTGAGAAGTCAGCATCTTCCTTGAGCACGACACCATCTTCCATCTGTTTTTTTAGATTATCAATCATGGTGACTGCTTCTGGTGTGTTGAATGCAGCTGCTGTCTTTTCTTTATTTAAGATAGGAATACCGTCAACCGCAAAAAGCTTGGATACAAGCTGCTGAGCATAGCCGGCCTTACCGATTTTTCTATTGATTTGGCGGCCCCATTCTGACAATTCCTCCCGCGTTTTGGGCGGATGGGCAGGGTCCAATCCAGCAGCTTTAACTAGCTTTGTATTCATGTAAAGCACTTCCGTGCCTGTATACCAGGGGAGTGCATAAGCTTTACCATTAATAACAGCCGAATTATAAATCCCCTCGAAATAAGCAGCCTTTTCCTCAGGCGACAAGTGTTCATTCATATCAACAACAGCGCCCTTAGAGCCCATTTGGCTAGCAAATTCCGTATTGAGATTCACTACATCCGGACTGCTGTTGCTAGCGATACTCGTCAACAACTTATTGGTCACTGCATCATACGGGTAATCCTTCCAATCAATTTTGACATTAGGGTTCTTCTGCTCATAATCGGCAATGACCCGATTAAAATACGGGGTAAATGTAGGTTGTAGCGCAATGGTCCAAAATTGGAGTGTCACTTTCCCTCCGTCTACCTTTTCCGGCTTTGAGCCTCCGCCACCGCAGCCGCTCAGCAGTACAACCAGCGCCAGCATAGATACAAGCAACCGTAACCTGCCTTTCGCTTTCTTTGTCACATGGTGACCCCCTTGTTCTTAGTTGATTAAGGTAAATTATAACAGAAATACCGTTATAGAAGGAACATTTTTTCAATAAAATAAATTTAGAAGGAATAATTTTTCTTTTATTGGATACAAAAAAGACGCCTCTTCAATAGAGACGCCATGTTTGCCAAATCAACCCACAGAGGATTCATATCTATTAATAATATGGAGCCATGAAAACGTACACCAAAACTCCAGTCAAGCTCACATATAGCCAAATAGGCATCGTCCAACGGGCAATTTTACGATGTTTTGCTACCTGCATCGTCCATCCCCATACAACTGTGAATAGCGCCAACGGTACGATAATCGCCGCGAGTATACTATGCGAAATCAACAGCGTAAAGTAAATCGGCCGAAGGATACCCACACCGCCATATTTTGCAGTTTCCGGTGAAATGTAATGGAAGGTCAGATAGGAAAATAAAAACAAAACGGTACTGGCGAAGGCCAGCAGAATAAAGGTTTTATGCACCTTAATGTTTTTCTTGAAAATCGCAACCAATGCAGCCACCAAGAAAATAAATGTGAAGCTGTTAAAAATCGCATTCAACCTTGGGAAAATAGTGAGATCAAAACTAACACTCCCCTGGTATCCGATCGGCGAAAAGAACAACAGCAAAATAATCACATTGGCTATAATGGAAACGGTGATAATCAAGGCTGTAAAATTACGATTGCTCGTTGGAACGTACTGCTTGTCCTCACTCGCTTTATTCATCATGAGCGTCTCCTTCGTTTAAATTCAGGTTTTCGTTATTTTTGCGGTCATAACCATAATATATTATATAGAACTCATGGATAGCCTGTGAAGTGACAACAGTATGAACAATTTCACAGCCATTCTCCAGAAAATATGCTTCATCGATTTGGGAACCACTCTTACTTCCCAATATCAACGGTAGAATGCATTCATTTTACAAGCTTTATGCACACAAAAAACACCGGGAAGGGATCGTTCCCCACTCCGGTGTTGTGTCGGCTATGCAATAACGCGCCTTGATAGCAATATTCATTGCTGCCAGACGTCACTGTATTCCTGATGGCGCTTGAACAGAGCCAGCGCATACGAGCAAGCCGGGATCACCTTTTTATGCTGTTCCCTCGCCATAGCAACAACTTTGTCGATGAGCTCCTTGCCAATTTTTTGACCCCGTAACTGTTCAGATACAAATGTATGGTCAATGACCAGAGAGTGGTCATCTACAGATTTATAACCTACTTCTGCAACTACCTGTCCATCATCCACCATGACTACTGCATGGTCCTCCTCGCGAATTTGTCTCATGAGACCAATCCCCTTTCTGACTGAAGAAATGCCGTAACGACTCCATGCGAACGAACGCTGCATTCACTTGATACCCACGCTAGATATCCTTATCATTCCCCTATTTAGGGAACAGCGAAACATCACATACATAAAAAAGGAACTATCGTCGACACTATATTTATTCCAATTAAGGTAAAGGGAGGTGCTGTATTGGGTACGGAAATGAAACCTGTCATCCCGTTTGAACCAGAACTGAGTGAAAAAGTCCCTATAGATGCAGGCCCTTGGCGTTACGAAATAAAATGGGACGGTACAAGAATTTTAACGTATCACGACCAGGGCAACACGCGTCTGTTCAATCGTAAGCAGCATGAACGAACGCTGTTGTACCCGGAGCTTGCTCGCTTCTCCTCCTACTGTAGGGCAGATTCAGTCATACTGGACGGGGAGATGATCGCACTTGGTGCCGACGGTAAACCGTCGTTCCATGAAATTATGCGCCGGGATCTGATTCGCCGAACGGAGCGAATTCAGGCAGCCTATGAAGCCGTACCCGCTACTTACATGTTGTTTGACATTGTATATCTAAATGGGGAATGGGTTCATCGCAAACCGTTACAGGAAAGGCTTGAACTGCTGCATCAGATCATCATACCGAATGAACGGATCCAACTGGCTCCTGCTCATCCTGATGGACAGGCTCTTTTTCAGGTTATGTGCAGCCAAGGAATGGAAGGTATTGTGTGCAAAAAACTGGATAGTCCCTACACATTGGGCGGACAGGACAGACGATGGGTCAAGGTCAAAAATTATGGCGATATCATTGCCGTTATCGGTGGCTATACCCTGAACGGAGGTGTGATCAACGCTGTATTGCTGGGCCAGTATGATAAGCAAGGAATGCTGCGCTATATCGGGCACGTGGGTACAGGTAAGCTGACTCGTGGAGATTGGCGTCAGCTTACCGAGCGCCTGATGCCACATACTCTATCGGAGCGACCTTTTATTAACAAACCGGATCGGCATCAAGACGCATTTTGGGTGAAGCCCATGTTTACCGCCAAAATTCAATATAGTGAGTGGCGGTGGCAAGAAGGACGTACCTTGCGTCAGCCCTCCATCCAAGCTCTTGTGGATCAAGGTATTGAACAGTGCATCGGACCCTGGAAGTGACGTTTTGCCGATACTTTTTCAAAAAATGCAGAACAAAGTTTGTATAAATCATTGCAACCAGTGGTTAATTAAATTACAGTTAACTAATTAACTACATCGAGGTGGATCGCATGTTCTTTTTTTTGGACTCCGAAATTCGTCAACTGGCCTATAACCTATTTCCAGGTGGCAATAAACCGATTGGTGTTTTGGTAGATTTATTTTCTATAACATACGAAATAAGAAAAAATATGGAAAAACGTTCGCGTGAGTTTGGTCTCTCCTATGGGCAATATATTGCACTTTGTGT
This window of the Paenibacillus polymyxa genome carries:
- a CDS encoding GNAT family N-acetyltransferase; translated protein: MRQIREEDHAVVMVDDGQVVAEVGYKSVDDHSLVIDHTFVSEQLRGQKIGKELIDKVVAMAREQHKKVIPACSYALALFKRHQEYSDVWQQ
- a CDS encoding carbohydrate ABC transporter permease yields the protein MIKWLRSESFTAWAFMTPGLLLLAVFVFWPIIYSIPLALTDYSVISDTHFVGLDNFEAAFKDRNFLISIWNSLLYVLIVPFLQIFSILMAVLVNSRIPGIKIFRTTYYIPVVTSMVAVALIWSWLLGNNSVVNYLLIQVGLISKDIHWLSDSNLALYVLMFITMWKGLGYYMMLYLAGLQNIPQDLYEAARVDGASRWRLIVHITLPLLKPYVLFCTLISLMSAIRVFDEVYVLTKGGPGTATLTSSLYIFQKGMEQFNFGYASALGLIVGAMIAVLSIIVFRFNRKGGVNPY
- a CDS encoding carbohydrate ABC transporter permease — encoded protein: MNLQNDKMLRSSLPKKESSRIVRSLGRVLRMTVMYVLLVLLALFLMGPFLWLLSVSLMPGRNIFSTPPAIFPTFIDFNNYVQVWQFMDFPKYMLNTVIITVLGVVLNVVLASLTGYPLAVFRFKGKNVVFTLLIATMIIPSYTAFIVHYLTIQGLHLGNTYMGVVLPGAVSVFNIFLMRQTFIHIPADVRDSGKMDGASEFRIWWQLVLPLVKPALAVISLLEAMSFWNSFLWPIVILNDTELYPLAAALTYLNGQFAYNFGWIAAGTMISVLPIIILFLFTQRYYMEGLAGAVKG
- a CDS encoding ABC transporter substrate-binding protein — its product is MTKKAKGRLRLLVSMLALVVLLSGCGGGGSKPEKVDGGKVTLQFWTIALQPTFTPYFNRVIADYEQKNPNVKIDWKDYPYDAVTNKLLTSIASNSSPDVVNLNTEFASQMGSKGAVVDMNEHLSPEEKAAYFEGIYNSAVINGKAYALPWYTGTEVLYMNTKLVKAAGLDPAHPPKTREELSEWGRQINRKIGKAGYAQQLVSKLFAVDGIPILNKEKTAAAFNTPEAVTMIDNLKKQMEDGVVLKEDADFSQQVKYYAGEQVAFELAGPTFINFIKTAAPDVYKNTIAVPVPTGKADLRLSNSMDLVVPTKSAHIDEAVKFAVFLTNAESQTAFSKEANTLPSTKESIKDPYFTQSDQSLEAQAKVVSAQSLDKATDYMVGVPNAKDVNSAIARALQNILLNGSNTKETLTALEQEVNDILKQ
- a CDS encoding RNA ligase family protein, encoding MGTEMKPVIPFEPELSEKVPIDAGPWRYEIKWDGTRILTYHDQGNTRLFNRKQHERTLLYPELARFSSYCRADSVILDGEMIALGADGKPSFHEIMRRDLIRRTERIQAAYEAVPATYMLFDIVYLNGEWVHRKPLQERLELLHQIIIPNERIQLAPAHPDGQALFQVMCSQGMEGIVCKKLDSPYTLGGQDRRWVKVKNYGDIIAVIGGYTLNGGVINAVLLGQYDKQGMLRYIGHVGTGKLTRGDWRQLTERLMPHTLSERPFINKPDRHQDAFWVKPMFTAKIQYSEWRWQEGRTLRQPSIQALVDQGIEQCIGPWK
- a CDS encoding DUF420 domain-containing protein yields the protein MMNKASEDKQYVPTSNRNFTALIITVSIIANVIILLLFFSPIGYQGSVSFDLTIFPRLNAIFNSFTFIFLVAALVAIFKKNIKVHKTFILLAFASTVLFLFSYLTFHYISPETAKYGGVGILRPIYFTLLISHSILAAIIVPLALFTVVWGWTMQVAKHRKIARWTMPIWLYVSLTGVLVYVFMAPYY